The genomic interval ATATTCCATGTTGGAACATCTTCTGCTGCTCCATATCCCCATGCATTTAATAAATCTGGGTGAACGAGCATTAACCCAAGAACTATCCCTAATAAAGGACTGCCGCCAAATCGGGTCATCGCAGACCAACCAATTAAACCAGGTAAAAACGTAAACGCTGTATTCGCAATTAAATTGATAATACTAGCAAAATCTGCCCATTGTGGATATGCTTGTACAACGGACTGATCAAAAAAGATACCTTCTCCAGTTAATACGTTGTTTATTCCCATTAATAAACCAGCTGTTACAATCGCAGGCAAAATGGGGATAAATATATCGGCTAGCATTTTCACAGCACGCTGTAATGGATTTAAATTTTGTTCAGAAGCTTTTTTTACATCGTCTTTTGAACCTTCACTTGCTCCAGTTTGATTGATTAATTCTTTATATACTTTTTCTACAGTACCTGGTCCAATTACTACTTGAAATTGACCGTTTGTCGAAAAAGAACCTTTAACTAAATCAAGGGATTCTAACTTCTCTTTATTTACTTTGCTTTCATCTGCTAATGCAAATCTTAATCTTGTCACACAATGTGTAGCAGCTGAAATATTCTCTTTGCCGCCTATAGCTTCTATTATGTCACTAACCTGCTGTTTATCCACACTCACTTTATGTCCCCCTACTCTATAAATAAAGATAAATTCTATTTTCAAAATATTAAAAGCGTTTTCAGTACATTTTGTCGAATCTTGTATATACAAGATACTTTTTAATGATATAGATGTATATACAAGTTGTCAATAGAAAAGTTTATACGTTTACAATTGTATTTTTTTCCTTTTTATTAGAAATTCATCCTCTTTTTAGCTATATTATGGCAGATAAATTAAATCCAACTTATCATCCTCTATATTTTTCCTTATTCATTATTAATGAATAATCTCGCTTGCTTTTGCCATTTTCGTCATTTTTTTGGTTGCATTTTCCAATGGTTTTTTTAAAAATAGAGCAGCGCTGAAAGCAATCGCACTAAAAATAAGAAGCATACTAATTGAAAATAGTACTGTTTCCTTTACCATACCACCTACTGTTTCTCTTAAAAGATTGATGGCATGTGTAAATGGTAGAAAGGGATTAATTGCCTGGAAAAAAGGTGGCGCAACTTGAATAGGGAAAGTACCACCAGAACCAGATAACTGCAATACAAGAAAAATAATCGCTAATCCTTTGCCAAGATTGCCAAAAACAGAAACCAATGTATAAACAATTGTCATAAATACAAAGCTGATAAACATACTGAACAACACAAAAGCAACTTTCTCTGCAACAAACGCCTTTAAGATAAACATATCTCCTAGTGTAACTATTAGACTTTGACATATTCCAATTGTCACAAAGGTGAGCCATCTGCCAAAGTATATTTGGTTAGGCGTGTAGATTCCTTCTGGATTTTGAACATCTACTCGTAATAAGGAAATGAGCAATAGGGCACCAACCCATAAACTTAGGGTTGTATAGAAAGGCGAATTCGCTGACCCATAATTAGGAATGGGAAACAGAGAAGTTTCATTTAATACAATCGGATCCGAAATAAAGTCACTTTCTTGCTGAATATCATTTTTCAACAAAGAAATAATCTCTCCTAGATCATATTCGTCTTCAAAATTCCGAATAGAATCTGCTGTTTTAGTCAGTGTCCCTTCTAATTTTGGCAGTTCATTTTGGACCATATCTGCCGCTTTATGAACAGCATCTTCTACCCTAAGTAAATCCGTCTTAATAAATGCAGCAACTTTAGAAATATCATGTTCAGCCGCAGGAAGGTCATTACGAACAAAGCCTGCTGCTGCATGAATCTTTTCTTTTATACTTGGAAAAGAAGCTTTATAAAATGTAGCAGCATCATCAATGCCAGCTAAAACTTTATCCATATTTTCCTGAATTAAATTTGTCGCTTCATGAATCTCTTGTTCTATTGTAGGCAAACTTGATTGAAGCTTTGTTAATTCTTCCTGAGCAAAAGTAACCGACTCTTTTGTATTTTTTATTATTTCTTCTAACTTCGGTATATTCTTTTGCGCACTTTCTAAATCATTCATTGCATTTTGCGCAGAATCCTTTATCCCCTCTAATGTACGATTAATCGCTGGTTCTGTTTGCTTATCATATCGATTTATTAGGGTAGTACTAAGCTCTATTGCTTCTTGTGATAACGCCATTAAAGTGCTTGCTTCTTCCTCATCATCTGCCTGAATCGTCTGAAGCTTCTCTTTTTCTTGCTGAAAATTTCCTTGCAATGCTTGTAAGTCTTTTATTTCTGTTAATAAAGCTTCCTCTCCATTTGAGGTTGCACTGTTTAGAGTAGTAAATAATGAAATCGAGCGTGTTAAACTATCGATGCTTGTTTGCACTTGTGCCTGTAAAGTAAATGCAGTTTTTGAAGCTTCTTCTTCTGTTAGGGCTCCTGCCTTAACCGACGCTGCAAATTGCTGAACAGCATCAGCCGTTTTTTGATAA from Niallia sp. FSL W8-0635 carries:
- a CDS encoding YhgE/Pip domain-containing protein, whose amino-acid sequence is MKNAFTIYRNDWVRIFKAPVATLLIVALMVLPSLYAWFNLAASWDPYSNTSGIKIAVTSEDDGAIIRDSAVNIGDEIVASLKENDKLGWEFVSKEKAEEGVRKGEYYASMYIPHDFSSKIATILEDKQVKPEIDYSVNEKLNAIAPKMTSTGASTIVQQVKENFIHTVSESVLSVFNDAGIKLEEELPTIRNIEEKIFALEKEVPKINELGEKVVKLESKLPEINKQAQKILALEAAFPEINEASKNILLLEEKIPELEKVGEGILLLQEKAPEIQRLAEGVMELDAHFADVSEMVTSALSNVEDMQAFLETASGSLEQIEQGINNGKQIADVLPVFMETNGQALDAVGPVYKQNLLLYQKTADAVQQFAASVKAGALTEEEASKTAFTLQAQVQTSIDSLTRSISLFTTLNSATSNGEEALLTEIKDLQALQGNFQQEKEKLQTIQADDEEEASTLMALSQEAIELSTTLINRYDKQTEPAINRTLEGIKDSAQNAMNDLESAQKNIPKLEEIIKNTKESVTFAQEELTKLQSSLPTIEQEIHEATNLIQENMDKVLAGIDDAATFYKASFPSIKEKIHAAAGFVRNDLPAAEHDISKVAAFIKTDLLRVEDAVHKAADMVQNELPKLEGTLTKTADSIRNFEDEYDLGEIISLLKNDIQQESDFISDPIVLNETSLFPIPNYGSANSPFYTTLSLWVGALLLISLLRVDVQNPEGIYTPNQIYFGRWLTFVTIGICQSLIVTLGDMFILKAFVAEKVAFVLFSMFISFVFMTIVYTLVSVFGNLGKGLAIIFLVLQLSGSGGTFPIQVAPPFFQAINPFLPFTHAINLLRETVGGMVKETVLFSISMLLIFSAIAFSAALFLKKPLENATKKMTKMAKASEIIH